The DNA region tttttgtcatacAGGTATTGGGTATctctgttcctttttttaatcacatgGAGGTTATCGAAGAGATATGTAGATGACCAGATGACTTGTCTCATGGAACAATGGGGGTTATAACATAGCCTGCCCTCATTATCTCAATGGCCAGAGATATTTCCCTGTTGAGTCATGATACTCTTCACTTCTCATATCCTGTCTGCTCGCATGCAGCTCGCATGCATTTGAAATGAGAAGGAATGGAAgtattttctgttgctgtttgtttttattactgttgAAAAGATTCTGATTATTAATGAGCTGCAATGAGCTCCACAGATTGAAATtattagaaaagaaagaaagaaaaataaactgagaTTAACTTGGCCTGTGAATTTAAACAGACATGAATAAAGCCAGATATGTAACTGTAATGAAATTAGTAACACATACAGGACTTTACCACCATGTGTTAAAAACTAGTTAGCAAGAGAAGCCTAAATATTTTTGCCTAAAAGAATGGATAAACAGTATAAATATGCCCTATTTATACTATTTATCCACAAGTATAAATGactaaatatgaataaaatagaTAGTTATCTTAAAAGTTGGGAATAAATGATTTAAAGAGATAATAAAAAGTAATGGACAAATGGTTGAAGTCACACTAGATAGCTAAAACTACTAAAAGTCAGTAGTAtcaaacaaattacattttcaaatctaaataacaaaatgatttatttaattattaaatttgGTTAGTTGATGTCAGTTGTTAGTCATTTATTAAGAACGGATACTAAACATTTACAGGAAGCAGTTTCATTAATGCAAAGAGTTGAtttatttgaaaacatcactttGGGAACTTTATTTGTCACTATTTTTGACAGTTTAGAGACTGAAGTAACTGAAATGTCGTTGTATGAATCTATATTGCAAATATTCATTCGTTTCAGCTCTAGTCAGCTTCATTTATAAAGTGACATCCAGGCTCATGTACAGTGTTGACACTGAAGATTAGGATTGTGATTCTACATGTCAGTCTTGACTTGtatacacatgaacacacacggATGGTTATATTCATAGTTGAAATCAAAGTTGAATTACAGATGTAGTTTTTGAGCGTTAACTGTCATTTTGTCTCATCACCAGGCTCTGCAACAGAAAAATGTGGAATGTGCCAGAGTTTATGCTGAGAACTCCATCCGGAAAAAAAATGAGGGTCTGAACTGGCTGCGCATGGCATCTCGAGTCGACGCAGTGGCTTCTAAAGTCCAGACTGCTGTCACGATGAAGGGAGTAAGTTACTGCGTTCAGTCTGCTCACTAGTGCATGCTGCCTCTTATTACATACATCTCTTTATCCAAAGGTTTATTTAGTCTGCTGGATTATAAAGCAGCTATCTTCATATTCCTTTATCACTTCATTTCTTCTATTTTGATAAGCTTGTAAGACAGGTAGATGgcattttttgtctttccagAATGACACAGatacattatatattattatatctttTTTCCCAGGTTACCAAAAACATGGGCCAGGTGACCAAGGCCCTGGACAAAGCTCTGAACTCCATGGACCTCCAAAAGGTCTCTGCTGTCATGGATAAGTTTGAAACCCAAGTCCAGAACCTTGATGTGCACACCTCAGTAAGTGGCTGCGGACTATGTGCATTCAtatttgttaatgtgtttttatacagtTTGCTCATATTCTGTTGTAGATCCAATGAGGACGTGACAAGTCTCACCTGAATTAAAGTCTTTTAGCTTTTATTCCTGTTCGGTCCTACCTCagttgtctctctctcaccaacACTAGGTGATGGAGGACTCCATGAGCTCTGCAATGACACTGACCACGCCTCAGGAGCAGGTGGATGACCTGATCCACCAAATAGCAGATGAGAGCGGCCTGGAGGTGATGGACCAGCTCAGCCAGTTGCCTGCAGGAGCTACTTCAGTGGGCGCAGAGAGCTCACGCAACCAGGAGAAGGAAGACCAGCTTTCTAGACGGTAAGGATCAGTGTTGGTACCAGTTATTCTGTGAGAGATACACATACCAGGGTGACGCAACATCTGTGTATCTGTCTTGTGTTTCCCTTTGCAAGACATTGAATCTCCCTGCTCTTTACCTGATAAAACTCTAGTCATTCCCTGGCAGGCTAACAAGTAGCACATGAACAGGCAGCACTGTAATTAGAGTAGAGCATGAGATCAGTAAATAAGGTTGCACAGCAAGCTACTGCCCCCACACACAGGACACGACTGTTGTGGTTGCAAAGTCACGAGTGAATAAGAAAGATACACCACCTTCAGCTCAAATAGAGAaactcaaaaacagaaaagggaTTTTTCAGAGTGATGTGAGTTACATGAGTCAAAGGAACTGCGGTTTGGAAAGTAGACACTGGTTTGTCATGTTTTAATAGTGAAGAATACTTTTCACTAGCTTTAAGTTTTAAGTTAAACTGCCATCATTCATTAAGGTTTaagtcagaaaataacattggATAAAGAATTTGACAaatttttcaattaaatcaACCAAACAATTAGTCGAACACATctgttaatttaattatttgtcGACCAAGAATTTGAGTAATTACTTCaatcaattatttgattatatttatCCTTTTGATCAGCACTGAAACTGTAGACTGATGGATTAGTTGGCCAacagataattaattaataactatgttattagggctgcaattaaggattatctttattatccattaa from Thunnus albacares chromosome 7, fThuAlb1.1, whole genome shotgun sequence includes:
- the chmp1a gene encoding charged multivesicular body protein 1a, encoding MDETLFQLKFTSKQLERLAKKAEKESEKEQAKVKKALQQKNVECARVYAENSIRKKNEGLNWLRMASRVDAVASKVQTAVTMKGVTKNMGQVTKALDKALNSMDLQKVSAVMDKFETQVQNLDVHTSVMEDSMSSAMTLTTPQEQVDDLIHQIADESGLEVMDQLSQLPAGATSVGAESSRNQEKEDQLSRRLAALRN